Proteins from a genomic interval of Ralstonia wenshanensis:
- the recA gene encoding recombinase RecA, whose amino-acid sequence MEDGKKAAAMSAEKQKALAAALAQIEKQFGKGSIMKMGDAEVEPVQVVSTGSLGLDVALGVGGLPRGRVIEIYGPESSGKTTLTLQVVAEMQKLGGTCAFIDAEHALDVTYADKIGVSVPDLLISQPDTGEQALEIADALVRSGSVDLIVIDSVAALVPKAEIEGEMGDALPGLQARLMSQALRKLTGTIKKTNCMVIFINQIRMKIGVMFGSPETTTGGNALKFYASVRLDIRRIGSIKKGDDVVGNETKVKVVKNKVAPPFREAIFDILYGQGVSREGEIIDLGVEAKIVEKSGAWYSYGGERIGQGRDNCREYLRENPDLARDIENKVREALGVTPMGAIAVAEEVGEE is encoded by the coding sequence ATGGAAGACGGTAAGAAGGCAGCCGCGATGAGCGCAGAAAAGCAGAAGGCGCTGGCTGCCGCGCTCGCGCAGATCGAAAAGCAGTTCGGCAAGGGCTCCATCATGAAGATGGGCGACGCCGAGGTCGAGCCGGTCCAGGTCGTGTCGACAGGTTCGCTGGGGCTGGACGTGGCGCTGGGCGTTGGCGGCCTGCCGCGCGGCCGCGTCATTGAAATCTACGGTCCGGAATCGTCGGGCAAGACCACGCTGACACTACAAGTGGTTGCCGAGATGCAGAAGCTGGGCGGTACTTGCGCCTTCATCGACGCAGAACATGCGCTTGACGTCACTTATGCCGACAAGATTGGCGTCAGCGTGCCGGACTTGCTGATCTCCCAGCCGGACACGGGTGAACAGGCCCTGGAAATTGCCGATGCGCTGGTGCGCTCGGGTTCGGTCGACCTGATCGTCATCGACTCGGTGGCCGCGCTGGTGCCGAAGGCTGAAATTGAAGGCGAAATGGGCGACGCGTTGCCTGGCCTGCAGGCCCGTCTGATGAGCCAGGCGCTGCGCAAACTGACCGGCACCATCAAGAAGACCAATTGCATGGTCATCTTCATCAACCAGATCCGCATGAAGATCGGCGTGATGTTCGGCTCGCCGGAAACGACCACGGGTGGTAACGCGCTCAAGTTCTACGCTTCGGTGCGTCTGGACATCCGCCGCATCGGCTCGATCAAGAAGGGCGACGACGTGGTCGGCAACGAGACCAAGGTCAAGGTCGTCAAGAACAAGGTGGCGCCGCCGTTCCGCGAGGCCATCTTCGACATCCTGTATGGCCAGGGCGTGTCGCGCGAGGGCGAAATCATCGACCTCGGTGTGGAAGCCAAGATTGTTGAAAAGTCCGGCGCCTGGTACAGCTACGGCGGCGAGCGCATCGGCCAAGGCCGCGACAACTGCCGTGAATACCTGCGTGAGAACCCCGACCTTGCCCGCGACATCGAAAACAAGGTTCGCGAAGCACTGGGCGTGACGCCGATGGGCGCCATCGCAGTGGCCGAGGAAGTCGGAGAAGAGTAA
- the recX gene encoding recombination regulator RecX, which produces MPLPRPPLSLKARALGYLSRREHSRIELRRKLAPHAASAEEVDALLDWLEGENWLSNTRFAESMVHRRAGRYGTARLMQELKTHQLGAETLGEVKAQLQSTEAARAKALWEKRFGRPPADLAERAKQVRYMMARGFPRAVVSRIIAGADELLEDGDGAD; this is translated from the coding sequence ATGCCGTTGCCGCGCCCACCGTTATCGCTCAAGGCTCGTGCGCTGGGCTATCTGTCTCGGCGCGAGCACAGCCGCATCGAATTGCGCCGTAAGTTGGCTCCGCACGCCGCATCCGCCGAGGAGGTCGACGCGCTGCTGGATTGGCTGGAAGGCGAGAACTGGCTCTCCAACACACGGTTTGCCGAAAGCATGGTGCACCGCCGCGCAGGTCGCTACGGTACAGCGCGCTTGATGCAGGAGCTGAAAACGCATCAGCTGGGCGCAGAGACGCTGGGCGAGGTCAAGGCCCAACTGCAAAGCACGGAAGCGGCACGGGCGAAAGCCCTGTGGGAAAAGCGCTTCGGCCGCCCACCGGCCGACTTGGCCGAACGGGCCAAGCAGGTGCGATACATGATGGCGCGTGGATTCCCCAGGGCCGTGGTCTCGCGCATCATTGCGGGCGCCGATGAACTGCTCGAAGATGGGGACGGGGCGGACTGA
- a CDS encoding DUF2889 domain-containing protein translates to MPLSAPVPRVMRHRRAITVEAYLREDGLWDIEARLTDTKPRDIPLASGGVRPEGQPLHDLWLRVTIDTRMNVVDAEACSDWVPYPTHCDTIGPAYRKLIGLNLMKGFRKASRERLGGVAGCTHLTELCGVLPTAAIQAFAGDVFPVRDNSNDLRPVEPGEKPPYQLHGCHALHLEGEVVRKHYPRWFAYQPEAKIQPPPTELSPEPSS, encoded by the coding sequence ATGCCTCTGTCTGCCCCCGTCCCGCGCGTCATGCGCCACCGCCGTGCCATCACGGTGGAGGCCTATTTGCGGGAAGACGGCTTGTGGGACATCGAAGCGCGCCTGACCGACACCAAACCACGCGACATCCCCCTGGCCAGCGGCGGCGTGCGCCCCGAGGGCCAGCCGCTGCATGACCTGTGGCTGCGCGTGACGATCGATACCCGCATGAACGTCGTGGATGCCGAAGCGTGTTCCGACTGGGTGCCGTACCCCACACATTGCGACACGATTGGCCCCGCCTACCGAAAGCTCATCGGCCTGAACCTGATGAAGGGATTTCGAAAGGCCTCGCGTGAGAGACTTGGCGGCGTGGCGGGTTGTACGCACCTGACTGAGCTGTGTGGCGTGCTGCCGACCGCCGCCATCCAGGCCTTCGCGGGCGACGTCTTCCCGGTGCGCGACAACTCGAACGACCTCCGGCCTGTGGAGCCCGGTGAAAAGCCGCCTTATCAACTCCACGGCTGCCATGCCCTGCACCTTGAGGGCGAGGTGGTCCGCAAGCATTACCCGCGCTGGTTTGCATATCAGCCCGAAGCCAAGATCCAACCGCCACCCACCGAACTGTCGCCTGAGCCCTCGTCCTGA
- the sucC gene encoding ADP-forming succinate--CoA ligase subunit beta has translation MNIHEYQGKEILRKYNVPVPRGIPAFSVDEAIKAAETLGGPVWVVKAQIHAGGRGKGGGVKVAKSMEQVKEYASSILGMTLVTHQTGPEGKLVKRLLIEEGADIKKELYVSLVVDRVSQQVALMASSEGGMDIEEVAESHPEKIHTLLIDPQAGLQDAQADDIARKIGVPDASVPQARQALQGLYKAFWETDASQAEINPLILTGDGKVIALDAKFNFDSNALFRHPEIVAYRDLDEEDPAEIEASKFDLAYISLDGNIGCLVNGAGLAMATMDTIKLFGGEPANFLDVGGGATTEKVTEAFKLMLKNPDVKAILVNIFGGIMRCDVIAEGVIAAAKAVSLSVPLVVRMKGTNEDLGKKMLADSGLPIIAADTMAEAAEKVVAAAAGK, from the coding sequence ATGAATATCCATGAGTACCAAGGCAAGGAAATCCTGCGCAAATACAATGTGCCGGTTCCGCGCGGCATTCCGGCCTTCTCGGTCGACGAGGCTATCAAGGCCGCAGAAACCCTGGGCGGCCCGGTGTGGGTCGTGAAGGCGCAGATTCATGCGGGCGGCCGTGGCAAGGGCGGCGGCGTGAAGGTGGCCAAGAGCATGGAGCAGGTCAAGGAATACGCCAGCAGCATCCTGGGCATGACGCTGGTGACGCACCAGACCGGTCCGGAAGGCAAGCTGGTCAAGCGTCTGCTGATCGAAGAAGGCGCGGACATCAAGAAGGAACTGTACGTGTCGCTGGTGGTGGACCGTGTGTCGCAGCAGGTCGCGCTGATGGCCTCGAGCGAAGGCGGCATGGACATCGAAGAAGTCGCAGAATCGCACCCGGAAAAAATCCACACGCTTCTGATCGATCCGCAAGCCGGCCTGCAAGACGCCCAGGCTGACGACATCGCCCGCAAGATCGGCGTGCCCGACGCGAGCGTGCCGCAAGCCCGTCAAGCCCTGCAGGGCCTGTACAAGGCATTCTGGGAAACCGACGCTTCGCAAGCTGAAATCAACCCGCTGATCCTGACCGGCGACGGCAAGGTCATCGCGCTGGACGCCAAGTTCAACTTCGATTCGAACGCGCTGTTCCGTCACCCGGAAATCGTTGCCTACCGCGATCTGGATGAAGAAGACCCGGCTGAAATCGAAGCCTCGAAGTTCGACCTGGCCTACATCTCGCTCGACGGCAACATCGGTTGCCTGGTGAACGGCGCCGGCCTGGCCATGGCCACGATGGACACCATCAAGCTGTTCGGTGGCGAGCCGGCCAACTTCCTCGATGTGGGCGGCGGTGCCACCACTGAGAAGGTGACCGAAGCCTTCAAGCTGATGCTGAAGAACCCGGACGTGAAGGCCATTCTGGTCAACATTTTCGGCGGCATCATGCGTTGCGACGTGATCGCCGAAGGCGTGATCGCGGCGGCGAAGGCTGTGTCGCTGTCGGTGCCGCTGGTCGTGCGCATGAAGGGCACCAACGAAGACCTCGGCAAGAAGATGCTGGCTGACTCGGGTCTGCCCATCATTGCCGCAGACACGATGGCAGAGGCCGCCGAGAAGGTCGTGGCCGCAGCCGCCGGCAAGTAA
- the sucD gene encoding succinate--CoA ligase subunit alpha: MSILINKDTKVITQGITGKTGQFHTRGCRDYANGKNCFVAGVNPKKAGEDFEGIPIYATVKDAKAQTGATVSVIYVPPAGAADAIWEAVEAELDLVVCITEGIPVRDMMMVKDKMRKAGSKTLLLGPNCPGLITPDEIKIGIMPGHIHRKGRIGVVSRSGTLTYEAVGQLTALGLGQSSAVGIGGDPINGLKHIDVMKMFNDDPETDAVVMIGEIGGPDEANAAYWIKDNMKKPVVGFIAGVTAPPGKRMGHAGALISGGADTAQAKLDIMEACGIKTTKNPSEMARLLKAML, from the coding sequence ATGTCGATTCTGATCAACAAAGATACCAAGGTCATCACCCAGGGGATTACCGGCAAGACCGGCCAGTTCCACACCCGCGGCTGCCGCGATTACGCCAACGGCAAGAACTGCTTCGTCGCAGGCGTGAACCCGAAGAAGGCCGGCGAAGACTTCGAAGGCATTCCCATCTACGCAACCGTCAAGGACGCCAAGGCCCAGACCGGCGCAACCGTGTCGGTGATCTACGTGCCGCCCGCTGGCGCCGCTGACGCCATCTGGGAAGCTGTCGAAGCCGAGCTGGACCTGGTGGTTTGCATCACCGAAGGCATCCCCGTGCGCGACATGATGATGGTCAAGGACAAGATGCGTAAGGCCGGCAGCAAGACGCTGCTGCTGGGCCCGAACTGCCCGGGCCTGATCACGCCGGACGAAATCAAGATCGGCATCATGCCGGGCCACATCCACCGCAAGGGCCGCATCGGCGTGGTGTCGCGCTCGGGCACGCTCACGTACGAAGCCGTGGGTCAGCTGACCGCGCTGGGCCTGGGCCAATCGTCGGCAGTCGGTATCGGCGGCGACCCGATCAACGGTCTGAAGCACATCGACGTGATGAAGATGTTCAACGACGATCCGGAAACGGACGCTGTGGTCATGATCGGTGAGATCGGCGGTCCGGACGAAGCCAACGCGGCTTACTGGATCAAGGACAACATGAAGAAGCCGGTGGTTGGCTTCATCGCTGGCGTGACCGCGCCCCCGGGCAAGCGCATGGGCCACGCCGGCGCGCTGATTTCGGGCGGTGCCGACACCGCGCAAGCGAAGCTCGACATCATGGAAGCCTGCGGCATCAAGACCACCAAGAACCCGTCGGAAATGGCACGTCTGCTCAAGGCGATGCTGTAA
- a CDS encoding TerC family protein has translation MALTSSAFWFALGSIILTNIVLSGDNAVVIALAARNLPKRQQKQAIFWGSAGAIVLRVVLTVLAVKLLALPYLKTIGALLLAYIGVKLLTEAEDEAADRHQRAGLWPAIQTILIADFVMSLDNVVAVAAAAEKGPPGTTFLLLVLGLGFSVPLIVFGSTLLVGIMARFPVIITLGAALLGYLAGDMLVTDPIDAAWFERAVPHPDLVVGLLGALFVVALGRWLSQRTLRRA, from the coding sequence ATGGCGCTCACCTCAAGCGCATTCTGGTTCGCACTCGGCTCCATCATCCTGACCAACATCGTGCTGTCGGGCGACAACGCGGTCGTCATCGCGCTGGCCGCGCGCAACCTGCCCAAGCGCCAGCAGAAACAGGCCATTTTCTGGGGCAGCGCCGGCGCGATTGTGCTGCGCGTGGTGTTGACCGTGCTGGCCGTCAAGCTGCTTGCACTGCCATATCTGAAAACCATCGGCGCGCTGCTGCTCGCCTACATCGGGGTGAAGCTGCTCACCGAAGCCGAAGATGAAGCCGCCGATCGCCATCAGCGTGCCGGCCTATGGCCCGCCATCCAGACCATCCTCATCGCCGACTTTGTGATGTCGCTCGATAACGTCGTCGCCGTGGCCGCTGCGGCTGAGAAGGGGCCACCGGGAACGACGTTTCTGCTGCTGGTGCTGGGGCTTGGCTTCTCGGTGCCGTTGATCGTGTTCGGCAGCACGCTGCTAGTGGGGATCATGGCGCGCTTCCCGGTCATCATCACGCTCGGGGCGGCGCTGCTTGGGTATCTTGCTGGCGACATGCTGGTCACCGATCCGATTGATGCGGCGTGGTTTGAGCGCGCGGTGCCACATCCGGATCTGGTGGTGGGGCTGCTTGGCGCGCTCTTTGTAGTGGCGCTAGGCCGATGGCTGAGCCAGCGAACGTTGCGTCGTGCGTAA
- a CDS encoding pilin has translation MKSMRLNKRVQKGFTLIELMIVVAIVGILAAIALPAYNNYMIKSKLTEATTLLDSTRSAISEAYANGQNAFPADAPFSTSTPQNTKYIDAAGIAYNQSGSTVSVILTLASTGNTTVDKQHIGLFGTGGADGTVAWVCGTAKGTTDASAAKVTTLYPYLPAACQN, from the coding sequence ATGAAGTCGATGCGACTCAACAAGCGTGTCCAGAAAGGTTTCACGCTGATCGAACTGATGATCGTGGTGGCGATTGTCGGTATTCTGGCTGCCATCGCGCTGCCGGCTTACAACAACTACATGATCAAGTCGAAGCTGACCGAAGCGACGACGCTGCTGGATTCGACGCGTTCAGCAATTTCGGAGGCTTATGCAAATGGGCAAAATGCATTTCCCGCCGATGCACCATTCTCCACTTCGACGCCGCAGAATACCAAGTACATCGATGCAGCTGGTATCGCGTACAACCAGTCGGGCTCTACGGTAAGTGTTATTTTGACGTTGGCGAGCACGGGCAATACGACCGTTGATAAGCAGCATATCGGTCTGTTCGGTACCGGCGGCGCCGATGGTACCGTTGCTTGGGTTTGCGGGACCGCGAAAGGCACGACCGATGCGAGCGCAGCAAAGGTCACCACGCTCTACCCGTACCTGCCGGCAGCTTGCCAGAACTAA
- a CDS encoding PglL family O-oligosaccharyltransferase — protein sequence MLRSRLLLLPLWFVVATCGSLPYLVALHTFPMPTFYSEFVTGICWVAVAGGVLALTWSSKAGLPKIALAPLALILVLFVQLQVAPPLNPFMSLAATVFLLAATAACVLGARSRDLSGVLDALAFGLILGALITVGIELAQLFRLPSPWPAWVAAEPGGTDRRLWGNLNQPNHAASYLAFGLAACAFFASKFRRAWVWFAAIALALMLGMSLTASRVTWLYISVIGGLGGMLVTTGERGPHRWMKACVPLVLLALTYQCCNWLVSYANILWHLDLPISLGERMQQGAGLRPLLWRHAWHMFLAHPWLGGGWGDYAWNQYVQTDVLGDVEMSLNAHNIVLDQLAKVGLLGLLAVALPFLGFAWSLRRRPLTPALAFLLTIILVMGAHSMVEYPLHYAFFLLPFAFALGYVDERTLRLPSASMTWTATAAVTVASGALMSHLWGDYKAVERLHYAPDGLQKELALYSQHGPTLLLPYEHLAMAIHFNVVPDMASSLAKLELQAMQFYPGSATVQRYALALAYLGKTDEAMVQVRRMHHHYWINYAEQSWLFTQACDKHGEDKLKTFCTRLKSENLLVSAVKPPDDRLPRASR from the coding sequence ATGTTGCGCTCCCGTCTTCTGCTTCTCCCGCTCTGGTTTGTCGTCGCTACGTGTGGATCGCTTCCATATCTGGTGGCGTTGCACACGTTTCCGATGCCCACTTTCTATTCCGAGTTCGTGACGGGCATCTGCTGGGTGGCGGTGGCGGGCGGCGTCCTGGCCTTGACCTGGAGCAGCAAGGCGGGGCTTCCGAAGATCGCGCTTGCACCGCTGGCTTTGATTCTGGTCTTGTTTGTGCAGCTGCAAGTCGCCCCGCCGCTAAATCCGTTCATGTCGCTTGCGGCGACGGTTTTCCTGTTGGCGGCAACCGCGGCTTGCGTGCTCGGGGCACGTAGCCGCGATCTGTCGGGCGTACTGGATGCATTGGCATTTGGCTTGATACTTGGTGCCTTGATCACTGTGGGAATTGAATTGGCGCAGTTATTTCGTCTGCCAAGTCCATGGCCGGCCTGGGTTGCCGCTGAGCCTGGGGGCACCGATAGGCGCCTGTGGGGCAACTTGAATCAACCCAACCATGCTGCGTCATATCTTGCCTTTGGTCTGGCGGCTTGCGCATTCTTTGCATCCAAGTTCCGACGCGCTTGGGTTTGGTTTGCCGCCATCGCACTTGCTCTGATGCTGGGGATGTCTCTGACGGCTTCGCGAGTCACGTGGCTCTACATCTCCGTAATTGGTGGTCTTGGCGGGATGCTGGTGACGACGGGTGAGCGTGGCCCGCACCGATGGATGAAGGCGTGCGTGCCGCTGGTGCTGCTTGCGCTGACTTACCAGTGCTGCAATTGGCTTGTCTCCTATGCAAACATCCTCTGGCACCTGGACTTGCCGATCTCACTCGGTGAACGCATGCAACAAGGGGCAGGGCTGCGTCCATTGCTGTGGAGGCATGCATGGCACATGTTCCTGGCGCATCCTTGGCTCGGCGGCGGCTGGGGTGACTACGCTTGGAATCAGTACGTGCAAACCGATGTTCTCGGCGATGTCGAGATGTCTTTGAATGCGCACAATATCGTGCTGGATCAACTGGCCAAAGTTGGCTTGCTCGGTTTGCTTGCTGTGGCCTTACCTTTCCTGGGCTTTGCCTGGAGCCTTCGAAGGCGCCCTTTGACGCCGGCATTGGCGTTTCTGCTCACCATCATCCTCGTAATGGGGGCGCATTCGATGGTCGAGTATCCCCTGCACTACGCGTTTTTCCTGTTGCCGTTTGCCTTTGCGCTGGGTTACGTGGACGAGCGAACTTTGCGTTTGCCTTCTGCCAGCATGACTTGGACAGCCACTGCCGCTGTCACTGTGGCGAGCGGGGCGCTCATGTCACATCTTTGGGGTGACTATAAGGCGGTGGAGCGCCTTCACTACGCCCCTGATGGCCTGCAAAAGGAACTGGCACTTTACAGTCAGCACGGGCCGACCCTATTGCTGCCCTATGAGCATCTAGCAATGGCGATTCACTTTAACGTCGTGCCGGACATGGCATCGTCGCTTGCGAAGCTGGAACTCCAAGCCATGCAGTTTTACCCGGGCTCGGCGACCGTCCAGCGCTACGCGCTCGCGTTGGCGTATCTTGGCAAAACAGACGAGGCTATGGTGCAGGTCCGCCGTATGCACCATCACTATTGGATAAACTATGCGGAGCAGTCCTGGCTCTTCACGCAAGCTTGTGATAAGCATGGAGAGGACAAGCTCAAGACATTCTGCACCCGTCTGAAATCAGAGAATCTGCTCGTATCGGCTGTAAAACCGCCGGACGACAGATTGCCCCGTGCATCGCGATAG
- a CDS encoding pilin, with protein sequence MHIKCNEIRRAQTGFTLIELMIVVAIVGILAAFAVPAYQDYMGRSRVAEGLALAAGAKTLVAENAMAGNTELGHGYIPSSVATHNVAAKGITINDDNGEIRVKYEAKVAKSDANILVLKPTSNGAELKGGDRQVGPIRWDCYVRDTPKRDNIAEPKEAGTLPANIAPADCT encoded by the coding sequence ATGCACATTAAATGCAACGAAATTAGGCGGGCGCAGACAGGCTTCACCTTGATCGAATTAATGATTGTCGTCGCCATCGTCGGTATCCTGGCGGCGTTCGCTGTCCCTGCCTACCAAGACTATATGGGGCGCTCGCGTGTCGCAGAAGGTTTAGCCTTAGCCGCAGGTGCCAAAACGCTTGTGGCGGAAAATGCCATGGCCGGCAATACAGAACTGGGGCATGGTTACATACCTAGTTCAGTAGCTACGCACAACGTAGCCGCCAAGGGTATTACCATCAATGATGATAATGGCGAAATCAGAGTCAAGTATGAGGCAAAGGTTGCGAAGAGCGACGCCAATATTTTGGTGCTGAAGCCCACATCAAACGGCGCTGAGTTGAAAGGCGGTGACCGGCAGGTTGGACCAATTCGTTGGGATTGTTATGTGAGGGATACCCCTAAGCGGGACAATATCGCCGAACCGAAAGAGGCGGGAACGCTTCCCGCCAATATCGCTCCTGCCGATTGCACCTAA
- the moaC gene encoding cyclic pyranopterin monophosphate synthase MoaC, translated as MSQLTHFDSAGQAHMVDVGDKAVTHRVAVATGTIRMLPETFALVRDGNAKKGDVLGIARVAAIQGSKRTSDLIPLCHPLALTKVGVEFELDETEHSVRCTVRAETRGQTGVEMEALTAVQVGLLTIYDMCKAVDRGMVIGDVRLLEKHGGKSGDWVAA; from the coding sequence ATGTCGCAACTCACCCACTTCGATTCCGCCGGACAAGCCCATATGGTCGACGTCGGCGACAAGGCCGTCACGCACCGCGTGGCCGTCGCCACCGGCACGATCCGCATGCTGCCCGAGACGTTTGCGCTGGTGCGCGATGGCAACGCCAAGAAAGGCGATGTGCTGGGGATTGCGCGCGTTGCGGCAATTCAAGGCTCCAAGCGGACGTCGGATTTGATTCCGTTGTGCCATCCGTTGGCGTTAACGAAGGTGGGGGTGGAGTTTGAACTGGACGAGACCGAACACAGCGTCCGCTGCACGGTTCGTGCCGAGACGCGAGGGCAGACCGGCGTGGAAATGGAAGCGTTGACTGCGGTGCAGGTGGGGCTGCTCACCATCTACGACATGTGCAAGGCTGTGGATCGGGGGATGGTGATTGGGGATGTGCGGCTATTGGAAAAGCATGGGGGAAAGTCGGGGGATTGGGTGGCCGCATAG
- a CDS encoding beta-barrel assembly-enhancing protease gives MTLSLFRPRVRKLTAAVLLSTWLAPLPLPVLAQAVASTPAASVNPGLGSAAAADQVQSNLNRSVQIGRQSPYLPKEPTVIDAPTYELPDMGDPSTASLSPEMERRLGDRVMRQIRRDPDFVPDPLITDYLNGIGYKLIEAARRQHVAGSTSASSFELFAVRDPGINAFALPGGYIGVNTGTLVATESESELASVLGHEIGHVLQRHIARGIDKSGESMWIALASILLAGLAATKSGDAAQALAMGGQAAAVSNQLAFSRGAEREADRVGFTLLTGAGYNPDGMPDFFRRLQRVTNIADTGVIPGYARTHPLTGERIADMEDRARGLPHPRQPRRPEFGFAKARARVLQETSTSAYIDVRNAMRSQLSSAPDAPVEKRAALWYGAAVANQMAGRLDDAEQALQEARRLYGNIPGITSGSVELDVTAIELARARNRASEALTLARAALTAYPLSRAVGITYAQTLLAAGRADDAIPYLKDKTREDTAQPIWWDMLARAYADKGKRVEQHRALAEKYARDGAWGSAVEQLKLARDAGDADFYTLSEVDARLHQMERQYREEKAEDKALPK, from the coding sequence ATGACGCTTTCACTTTTTCGGCCGCGCGTCCGCAAGCTGACGGCTGCTGTGTTGTTGTCGACGTGGCTGGCGCCCCTGCCATTGCCCGTGCTGGCGCAGGCGGTGGCGTCCACGCCGGCGGCCTCGGTCAACCCGGGGTTGGGCTCTGCTGCGGCGGCGGATCAGGTGCAGAGCAACCTGAATCGCAGCGTGCAGATCGGCCGGCAGTCGCCGTATTTGCCGAAGGAGCCGACCGTTATTGACGCGCCGACGTACGAGTTGCCCGATATGGGCGATCCGTCGACGGCGTCGTTGTCGCCCGAGATGGAGCGCCGTCTGGGCGACCGTGTGATGCGCCAGATACGCCGCGATCCGGACTTCGTGCCCGATCCGCTGATCACCGACTACCTCAACGGCATCGGCTACAAGCTGATCGAAGCGGCGCGCCGTCAGCACGTGGCGGGCAGCACGTCGGCGTCGAGCTTTGAGCTGTTCGCCGTGCGGGATCCGGGCATCAACGCGTTTGCGCTGCCGGGCGGCTACATCGGCGTGAACACGGGGACGTTGGTCGCGACCGAGAGTGAATCGGAGCTGGCCTCGGTGCTCGGCCACGAAATCGGCCACGTGCTACAGCGGCACATTGCACGCGGCATCGATAAATCCGGTGAGTCAATGTGGATTGCGCTGGCGTCGATCCTGCTGGCGGGTCTTGCGGCCACCAAGAGCGGTGACGCCGCACAGGCGCTGGCGATGGGTGGGCAGGCGGCGGCAGTGTCGAACCAGCTCGCCTTCTCGCGCGGCGCGGAGCGCGAGGCGGACCGCGTCGGTTTCACGCTGCTCACGGGCGCAGGCTACAACCCTGACGGCATGCCGGACTTCTTCCGACGCCTGCAGCGCGTGACGAACATTGCGGATACCGGCGTGATTCCCGGTTATGCGCGCACTCACCCGCTGACCGGCGAGCGCATCGCCGACATGGAAGACCGCGCGCGTGGCTTGCCGCATCCGCGCCAACCGCGCCGGCCGGAATTTGGCTTCGCGAAAGCGCGTGCGCGCGTGCTGCAGGAAACGTCGACGAGCGCCTATATCGACGTGCGAAATGCGATGCGCTCGCAGTTGTCGTCGGCACCGGATGCGCCGGTCGAGAAGCGCGCGGCGCTCTGGTACGGCGCGGCCGTCGCCAACCAGATGGCCGGCCGGCTGGATGACGCTGAGCAGGCGCTGCAGGAGGCGCGACGCCTGTACGGCAACATTCCCGGCATCACATCCGGCAGCGTCGAGCTGGACGTAACGGCCATCGAACTGGCACGCGCTCGTAACCGCGCATCGGAGGCGTTGACGTTGGCGCGCGCAGCGCTCACTGCGTATCCGCTGTCCCGCGCGGTCGGCATTACCTATGCGCAAACGCTGCTGGCGGCCGGCCGGGCCGATGACGCAATTCCGTATCTGAAAGACAAGACCCGCGAAGACACCGCCCAGCCAATCTGGTGGGACATGCTCGCTCGTGCCTATGCCGACAAGGGCAAGCGCGTTGAGCAGCATCGCGCGCTGGCGGAGAAATACGCACGGGATGGGGCGTGGGGCTCGGCGGTGGAGCAACTGAAGCTCGCCCGCGATGCGGGGGATGCGGACTTCTACACGCTATCCGAAGTCGACGCGCGCTTGCACCAGATGGAGCGGCAATACCGTGAAGAGAAGGCCGAAGACAAGGCGTTGCCCAAATAG
- a CDS encoding DUF2946 family protein — MDDIVRQAMAKWPNVPNCFGWLALDRRGQWRMRNEYAQANKLSGEPIRHAALIDFIVRNYAHDDAGRWFFQNGPQRVFVELDYTPWVARLSADGAPPAFTTTTGAAFSPSGCFVDEHGSVLLSGRVGGCDAEETIALLHDHDLDPFSSLAQWHGEACGAALGTLNLGDRTFDIEPIASAEVAKRYGFVTRPAE; from the coding sequence TTGGATGACATCGTCCGCCAGGCCATGGCCAAGTGGCCGAACGTGCCGAATTGCTTCGGCTGGCTGGCGCTGGATCGGCGCGGCCAATGGCGCATGCGCAACGAATACGCGCAGGCCAACAAACTGTCCGGCGAGCCAATTCGCCATGCGGCGCTCATCGACTTCATCGTGCGCAACTACGCGCATGACGATGCCGGGCGCTGGTTCTTCCAGAACGGGCCGCAGCGGGTGTTTGTTGAACTCGATTACACGCCGTGGGTTGCACGGCTGTCTGCCGATGGCGCGCCGCCCGCATTTACGACAACCACGGGCGCTGCTTTCTCGCCGAGCGGCTGTTTTGTCGACGAGCACGGAAGCGTGCTGCTCTCGGGCCGCGTCGGCGGATGCGACGCGGAAGAGACCATTGCCCTGCTGCACGATCACGATCTCGATCCGTTCTCCTCGTTGGCCCAATGGCACGGAGAAGCATGCGGAGCCGCGCTGGGTACGCTGAACCTGGGGGATCGGACGTTCGACATTGAGCCAATTGCGAGCGCCGAGGTCGCAAAGCGCTATGGTTTCGTAACCCGCCCAGCGGAATAG